From the Oceanobacillus kimchii X50 genome, the window TATACGTTGTTGAATCGAGTGTTGTAGTTAAGAAAATCATAGCGATTATGATAAATACAATCAATACTATATTTCCTAATGGTAAGGAAGATAAAATTGCCGGTATCGCCGCCAATGGGTCTTGATTAGATATAATATCTAAGACCGCAACTTCACCATTTAAATATTTATATACACCTAATCCTCCTAATACTCCTGATGCAATCCAAGAAATCATTGTTGGAGCAAGAAGATACGTTAGAATCATTTCCTTAATCGTACGCCCTCTAGATATTTTTGCAGCAAACACACTGTGTAACATCGCCCAAGTAGCATTATAAGCAAACCAGAAAATAGTATTACTTTCGATATGTGATGTTTCTCCACTACCCAAAGCATTGGTATGGAAAGAAATATCGGCATAATTAGAAATTAAAAATCCAACCGTATCTGTAAAGTAATTGAGAATAAATACTCCTGGACCAATAACCATAATAAATAATGCGAATGCTCCAGCTAAGTACATATTCAAAGTACTTAATCGCTTAATTCCTTTTTCTATACCCAGGTAAGCACTAATAGAGAATAGTAATACCCAAACCACGGTGACAATTAATGTTAAACCAAACGATAGCTCTATATTTAGTAATTCTGCTAAATTATAGGTAACAATCGGTGCTCCTAAACCTAATGTAACTGCAGCACCTGATAAGATACTAATTAGGAATAAAACATCTAGCACTATACCACCGATTCCATCAGTAAATCGATCACCGAATAGTACTCGACATGCTTCAGATATACGCATCATTGGCCGTTTTTTAACATGTAAAATATATCCCATTGCTGGAGCAGCCATTACAAATACTGCAAAGACTTGGAAGCTCCAAAGAAACATGCTATACGCACTTCCCCATAAAATGGCAGCATCTGAACCAACTTCTGCTCCAAACGGTGGACTTACTGCCACATTACCCCATTCTATCATCGCTGTACGCATAATCGTTGATCCTAAACCCATTGCAACTAAAATGGATGCATACTCAAATAATGTGAAACGTGGCTTTTCCATCGGATCTCCTAATACAACTTTTCCATATTTTGAAAATGAAAAATACAGACCAGCCACGAGTAATATTATTCCATACCAAAGATAGCCCCAACTAAAAGAATCTACTACTGTATTAAATATGGAATTTAAAAGCGATAAAGATTCATCTTCATATAAAGATAATGGAATACTAATTCCTATAATAATAATGATAGCAGGTAGAAAAATCTTATAATCTATAAGTCCTTTCCTTGAACTTTTATCTTTACTCACGGTAAGTACCTCCTACTAAATGAATTCAACTGTGTTTACCACATAAATTTACAGAATAAACATATACAGTAGGAACTATTGGTAAAAAATTACCTATTACGTATAATTTATATATAGATATTAAAAAACCGAACCAACCATGTTCAGGTCAGTTCGGGCGTAAGCACTATTGTTATTCTTTTTTTGTTACATCACGTAAATATGGAAAACTACTTGGAAACTGATAGAAGCCTTGTACTTCATCACGCAAACCTGCAAGTAATACGGAGTGATAAAGTGGAACGATTGGAGCTTCGTCAATAATTATTTGTTGTGCTTCCTGATATAATTCGAGCCTTCTTTCTTTATTTCCTTCTTGTCTTGCTTCTTCCAATAATCCATCCACTTCCTCATTTGCATAAAAAGAGCGATTCCCTGGATCACCTATATTTTCAGAATGGAACATTGGATACAATCCATAATCCGCATCTAATGTTACAGTGCCCCAACTTCCAACAAACATATCAGCTCCACCATTACCAGTAGTCTCAAGATAATTACCTATTTCCGTCATTTGTATTTCCACATCAATGCCTATTTGTTGAAGATTTGATTGAATTACGGTTGCTATATCACTTGTAGTCGTATCATAAGCCATAACTGTTGTTTCAAATCCTTCTTCATAACCAGCTTCACCTAATAACTCTTTTGCTTCTTCAACATTTTGTTCAATTGGCAGCAATTCATCACTATGCCCGAAAACAGTTGGAGCAAGTGGACCTTTTGCAGGTATTGGGATTCCATTCATTGCACCATTAACGATTTCATCTTTATTGATACTCATTGCGATTGCTTGTCGAACTCTTTCATCTGTAAAAGGTTCTCGTTCTACATTAAACCCAACATAGGTCATGCTCGCACTTTCTGACTGTTTCACATAAGTACCTTTATTAGAGTCAATTTCTTCTACATTATTAGCATTTACTGGATAGATAATATCTGAATTACCAGTTTGAATTTCTGCTACACGTGTTTGATCTTCCGGAACAGATCGGAAGGAAATAGCTTCTACACCGGCCTCTTCACCCCAATAATTATCATTTTTAGTCAGGGTGATTTCACCATCTATTGACCTTTCATCAAACTGAAAGTATCCCGTACCAACAGGTTGTTCATTAATGGTTGTAAAAGGTTGATCGCCATTTTCAATTGCTTCATTATCTTCTTTAATTGATTCTAAGCTAATCATATGACCACCTGGATGGGCCAAGTGAGATGGCAATGCTGAAAAAGGATATTCCGTTTTAATATGCACGGTATATTCATCTACTACCTCTACTTCTTCAATCATATCGAATAAAAAGGCTAACGGAGATCCAATTTCTGGATCAAGCACACGATCTAAATTTGCTTTTACAACCTCTGCATTAAAAGCACTACCATCGTGAAACAATACATCTTCACGTAGTTTCGCCTCCCATACAGTATCTTCAATCTGCTCTAAACTTTTTGCTAACGCTGGTTGAAGCTCTAATTCTGTATTTTGTTCCCATAGCGTATCATACATCGGATTCATCACATATAACGAATTCCCATCATTTGCTGCATGTGGATCTAACGAGACCGGTTCGGCTGCCAAACTTACATTTAGTTGGTTGTTTTTACCTTGGTCGTTATCACTCGATTCTTCCTTAGAACTACCGTCATCTGAACAAGCAGCAAATACAATTGAAAAAACTATAAAAATACTAATCATAACGCTTTTCTTCATTATTCCCACCCCGTTTTATCTAATTGTATGTATAAGAATATATAATTCCCATAAGAATACTAAGGTTTATTATAGTTGAAGATATACCTCTATTAAAGAGATATGCCTAATAAATCAAATTATAATATTATTTTATTCGTATTAGTCCTTATCCTTTACACGAATTTCGAGACCGGAAAATTTCTTCGCAAAAAAATATAAAAGAATGTCATGATAAGTGAAATCAAAATATAAAGAACAAGCAACCATCCAATTAATAAAAATAATGATAAAAGCCTTTCCCCTACTAATGAAAAATTTTCATTCAAATCACTAAATCTAAGTAACATGATCATAATCAATAGAAACAATGGAAAATATAAGTATGCCACTACTTTCAAGTAACACTGGTAATCTCTTGTTTCTGGACCTTAACTTTTATTTGATACCCATCTTTACAGCTCCTTCCAACATTGTTATATAGTAATTTTTTCCTGATTTTTATATAAATAAATCAATTTTAGGTAATTAGCATGGTTTTAGTGTTATTTATTCAGTTTCAATTGAAAATTGTTCTTCTACTGCTATAATAAGACTGAAAATAAATACTATACGAAAGAGTACTATGTATTAGAAAATTATAATACAGCTAAATAAGGAGTGAATTCCATTGTTTATTAGTAGCTTTGCAAGTGCCGAAGAAATCGCAACAAAAATGCAAAATGCCTCTGATGCAATATCTAACGCCACCAACAAAACAATCCTCAAAGCGACCAACACCACTGTATCTGTAAATACAAAAGCACAAGAGGCAAATGAAGAGGCCGTACAATTAGCTCAATTATTCAATCAATCCTTCCGAACGACTATCCAGAATATCCAGTCCGTAGCTAGTGATTTCGAAAGATTAGATGATGATCTTGGTAATGGTTTTGCAGGTCCTTTTTTCATTAATGAATATATAAATGACCTAAAAACTTATAATAATGCCAAAAAAGGTTGATAAACATGAACAAAGTGGAAGCACTAAATAAGCAAATCTCTCAAATACAAGAAGAACAACTAGTCATTTCAAAATCGTTTACAGAAATTGACAATGAAGAAAATGAATTAGTAGAAATAATGAAACGAAATAGGCGACTATTTGATCAGCTAAAATATTCATGGCACAAAGACAGAGAACTTAGTGAGACTTTTGATAATAACAAGAATGAACTCGATCACTATACAAGCAAAATCTCAGAAATTATTTATCAAAAGCGAGTTGAATTATTAAAGAAGAAAAAAACTCTTCACTTGTCTGAAGAAGATTTAATGTATCAACGAAGGTTGCTTCACATGGAGGGTAAATAATGAGCCTTAGTATGTATCTAGGTGAAACAGATGATCAAAGGAATAGTATGAACGCAATATGTATTGAGATTATACAATCGATGGAACAAACGAAGTCTTCAATATATTCATTTCATAAAGCTTTACTTTTACAGGGGATAACATATACCTCAGCAAAATCTTATCTCATTGATGTGTACCTCCCTCTAACTCAAGGTATCATCTACCTTTGTGAAGAGCTAATTCGTCAGAATGATAATTATCCAAGCGAATTTCGAGAGCAAGTAGCAACAACGGATGTCATTGAACAAGAAGTAATAGAACAAATTCAAGAAATTGATAAAAGTATTGAAGCTTTGCGTGACGCAACAGTTGTACTACCATTTCAAAACATGATGATTCAAATTTATATACGAATGAAACAAAAACTCCAAGAGAAACTAGAGAATCTTTATGCGTATAATTCGAGTTCCAGTAGTAACTTTGACACAGCAATAAGTCTTGCTAAAGCAGTGATGACTGGCCTTCAACAGGTTCAAGATGGGAATGGATTTAACAGCGATAATGGTACCTTTCAAACGAAAGGAATGGATTTAAGTTGGATTTCCACAATAGATGATATTCATTACACTAGAAAAGCAGAAGAGCACTACGCCGAGTACCTTCAACAATATCCAGAGGATAAAGATAAAGTAATTGAAATTATTAAATATGAAGAAACTAATAATCAGTATGTTGATCAAACTAATGATTTTCTCTCTCCTCTTGAAGACAAAGATCAAATTGAAATTAAGTTTCTCATGTATACCTCTGAAGAACCTTATCGTACAATGTCTTTAAAGTATTTAGACGAAGTGACCATTGCCGATCCTGAGGCTGGTGGTGGGGCATTCTACCGATCTAGTGATAATAGCATCACAATGGGTAGCATGACAGAGGATCGTACCAATGCCAGAGGTGCATACTTTACTTTTTTTCATGAGCTAGGTCATGCTATTGATTATAATCATGGAGTAGAGAATGGTATGGATGGGTTTTACTCGGATCATTACACATCAAATGGTAAGACATTAGCTAATCAAATGCACGGTGATGTATCAAACAGAGTACAAAGCGAGATTAACCATAGACTTGATGATTCTAAATATGACCATCTATCTTCGACAGAAAAACAAGCTATAATAAATAATATTACAGAGGAATTCATTTATGAAGGTCCATCTAGTGTTTCATTAACAGCTGAAGAAGAAACGCTATATGGTGAAGTACAAACACAAATATCCCGTGAATTACAAGCAGATGAACATAATAACGCATCTGATGTTTATGGTGGTGTAACCGTGAATGAAATAGTTGGCAAATGGGGTCACCACGACAATTCCTATTGGATAGATGAGAATTCAGAAGAAAGAATCAATGAACCGAATAAAGAAGGGTTTGCAAGTTACTACGCAGCTTACATGCTTGAAGACTCTGAATTCAAAGATCAGCAGTTAAATAGTGTTGGTGAATTCTTGCCAAATTCTAAAGAACATATGGATGAAATGCTTAATAACATGTAGTAAAAGGTGGGATCACATGTCCAAATCTATCAAATATCTACTACTAATCGTAGCCTCTTTTTTCTTAATAAGTTGTCAGCAGTCAGAAGGAACTAGCGGAAACGACAAAACTGATTCAGATACTACAAAAGAACAAAATAAAGTCGATGAGGGCGAGGATGATAACATGAGTGAAATAGATATCTATGACTTTAAAAACATTGAAAAAGCACCAAAAGCTGCTGAAAAACAACCTTTAGACAATGTAATCAAAATTTTCTTTGACGAAACAAGTATAGACGATCCTTATCAAGCAATAGCTATTGATATTAAAAATAATGAAATTTATAAAAATCCTATTATCAGTCGTAGAGGGTTACGTGCACAAGACGGTGTAATCGAAGTGAATAACACTGCTGAAGTTAACAACATATTAGAAAAACACAATGTACAAAACTGGGAAGAAGATTATACATTTGAAGATGCTGAAACATATGAAGATGGTTACAGTTGGAGGCTATGGTTACAATATGAAGACGGAACCATTGAGAAACATGGTGGAAAAGGTACAGACATAGTTAAACTTACTCCCGATAACTTTACCGCATTTGTAGATGAGCTTAGGGAATTTGAGAAACGAAAAATAGAGGGAAAATAATATAATAAAAATACGAAAGATTCTCCTATATGAGAGCTCGTTCGTATTTTTATTTTGACTCCATCATTTACAATACTTGCTGTTGCTCAATTTGTTTAACTTTCCTATGACTGTTCATATGTTCTGCCCACAGACTTCCAGCAATCATAACTCCATAGCCAAGCATGGAACTATAAAGCAATGCGGTAAACACATGATCTTGAATCCCAAAACCAGTAAGAGTCATAAAGCAGCTTGCACCTACGATTACGGAAGCTATGGCACCAACACGATTTGCTTTTTTCCAAAAATAACTTAGTGTTAGTGGGGCTACTACTCCACTAATGATCGCCGATGTCCCGAATTGTAGCAGTAATGATAGAGATTCTGGACGGTTGAATGACATATATAACGAAATTAGTCCGATAATAAATAATGCAATTCGAGCTACTCGGACTGCTTTCCGATCTATTTGCATTACAGATAGATTTTTATTCTTATAAAGAAAAGGAGCGATAACTACTTTATAGATATCATTTCCGATACTTGCCGTCATACCAAGATACAAGCTATCTGTAGTCGATAGAATCGCCGAAACCATTCCCATTACAATCAATACAATTAGAACCGTTGGGAAATACTCCAATACATATGCTGGGACTGCACTATCGGATGATGTTAATCCTGGTATCAGAACTCTTGCGGCTAAACCAGCGAACACAGAGAATGTAGATAAAAAAAACAGGGTTGCTCCCGCAGATAATGTAAATGTGCGAAGGTCTTCTTTCTTCCCTACAGATAATACTTTATTCATTAATTGTGGAAGAAGGACGAAACTAAGTAAAAACCATTGAATTGCCATAATGGCGAACCCACTATAAAATGGACTGTCTGCAGCTGTTGGAGCTGTTAAAGCAGGATTAGCATTATTTAATTGTCCGGTTAAATTTCCTAAAGTTCCCCATCCTCCCCCGATTGTCCAAAAAAGAGAAAGAAATAAAAGCACGGAAATAACCGACATCACAATACCTTGAATTCCATCTGTAATTAGTTGTGCATATGCTCCACCCATACTAATATATAAAATCGTTAATGTAACTCCAAAAAAGATTCCCCAATAATATGGTATTCCTATAATTGTTTCAAACATTGTTGCTAAACCTACGTTTTGGGCAACTATATAGTAGATGTTAAATAGAATTAATAACGCTACAATGACTTGTAAAGCTTTACTATTATATCGATTACCTAGCCATTGGGGGAGCGTTAAACTACCTTCATTGTTTTGCCCCTGTTCCCAAAACTTTTTTGTTACAAGTAATAAGCCAATCCATGTGACTCCAAAACACCCTAAAGTATACCAAAGTACAGGTGTACCATACATATACGCCCATCCAGGCACACCAATAAATAAATTAGCGCTAGAATAGGTTGCACCAAAGCTAATTCCAATTAGCCATGGACTCACCTTACCTTTAGCAATGGAAAAACCCTTCATTGAACGACTATATTTAGCTCCTCGCTTACCAAACCAAACAATGAGCAAAAAGTAGCCAAAGAGACACGCTCCGATGATCCACGCAAGAGTCGTTTGATTATCAGTCAGCATTCGTGTCCTCCTCCATTCCTTTTGGGTAGAATTTATTCCAGATAATCAAACCAATTATCCAGAAGACGACAACTCCAATAAAATAATATGTGACCATCTGCTATTCACTCCTTTTCAAACGATTGTAAAATTATAGACCCATGTCAACGGAAGTGGCATGGTTTTAATTTACTAATCTAGTTCACACCTAAAAATATTATGTATGAACCTTTCTTGGTTGCTTCGCTACATGATTTTCAGCCAATCGCTTTTTCCCTTTACCGAATATATTTTCACGTAATGTATTTCCTTCATACTCCGTACGATAGATTCCACGATCTTGTAATATAGGTATTACATGATCTACAAAATCTCTAAATGTATCTGGAGAAGTTGCTAATGCAACATTAAAACCATCTATATCACCTTCAACAGCCCACTTTTG encodes:
- a CDS encoding BCCT family transporter, which gives rise to MSKDKSSRKGLIDYKIFLPAIIIIIGISIPLSLYEDESLSLLNSIFNTVVDSFSWGYLWYGIILLVAGLYFSFSKYGKVVLGDPMEKPRFTLFEYASILVAMGLGSTIMRTAMIEWGNVAVSPPFGAEVGSDAAILWGSAYSMFLWSFQVFAVFVMAAPAMGYILHVKKRPMMRISEACRVLFGDRFTDGIGGIVLDVLFLISILSGAAVTLGLGAPIVTYNLAELLNIELSFGLTLIVTVVWVLLFSISAYLGIEKGIKRLSTLNMYLAGAFALFIMVIGPGVFILNYFTDTVGFLISNYADISFHTNALGSGETSHIESNTIFWFAYNATWAMLHSVFAAKISRGRTIKEMILTYLLAPTMISWIASGVLGGLGVYKYLNGEVAVLDIISNQDPLAAIPAILSSLPLGNIVLIVFIIIAMIFLTTTLDSTTYTIASYAGTENMSKAEPSRNLRIIIAAIITIVALILMRIGGLAPLEVVSGLMGLPIIFIQFLTIYAAKKMMDKDRAWITNVREEDKKYYNKNKGKRSFD
- a CDS encoding glutathione ABC transporter substrate-binding protein; translation: MKKSVMISIFIVFSIVFAACSDDGSSKEESSDNDQGKNNQLNVSLAAEPVSLDPHAANDGNSLYVMNPMYDTLWEQNTELELQPALAKSLEQIEDTVWEAKLREDVLFHDGSAFNAEVVKANLDRVLDPEIGSPLAFLFDMIEEVEVVDEYTVHIKTEYPFSALPSHLAHPGGHMISLESIKEDNEAIENGDQPFTTINEQPVGTGYFQFDERSIDGEITLTKNDNYWGEEAGVEAISFRSVPEDQTRVAEIQTGNSDIIYPVNANNVEEIDSNKGTYVKQSESASMTYVGFNVEREPFTDERVRQAIAMSINKDEIVNGAMNGIPIPAKGPLAPTVFGHSDELLPIEQNVEEAKELLGEAGYEEGFETTVMAYDTTTSDIATVIQSNLQQIGIDVEIQMTEIGNYLETTGNGGADMFVGSWGTVTLDADYGLYPMFHSENIGDPGNRSFYANEEVDGLLEEARQEGNKERRLELYQEAQQIIIDEAPIVPLYHSVLLAGLRDEVQGFYQFPSSFPYLRDVTKKE
- a CDS encoding DUF3958 family protein, whose protein sequence is MNKVEALNKQISQIQEEQLVISKSFTEIDNEENELVEIMKRNRRLFDQLKYSWHKDRELSETFDNNKNELDHYTSKISEIIYQKRVELLKKKKTLHLSEEDLMYQRRLLHMEGK
- a CDS encoding T7SS effector LXG polymorphic toxin — protein: MSLSMYLGETDDQRNSMNAICIEIIQSMEQTKSSIYSFHKALLLQGITYTSAKSYLIDVYLPLTQGIIYLCEELIRQNDNYPSEFREQVATTDVIEQEVIEQIQEIDKSIEALRDATVVLPFQNMMIQIYIRMKQKLQEKLENLYAYNSSSSSNFDTAISLAKAVMTGLQQVQDGNGFNSDNGTFQTKGMDLSWISTIDDIHYTRKAEEHYAEYLQQYPEDKDKVIEIIKYEETNNQYVDQTNDFLSPLEDKDQIEIKFLMYTSEEPYRTMSLKYLDEVTIADPEAGGGAFYRSSDNSITMGSMTEDRTNARGAYFTFFHELGHAIDYNHGVENGMDGFYSDHYTSNGKTLANQMHGDVSNRVQSEINHRLDDSKYDHLSSTEKQAIINNITEEFIYEGPSSVSLTAEEETLYGEVQTQISRELQADEHNNASDVYGGVTVNEIVGKWGHHDNSYWIDENSEERINEPNKEGFASYYAAYMLEDSEFKDQQLNSVGEFLPNSKEHMDEMLNNM
- a CDS encoding sodium:solute symporter family protein — protein: MLTDNQTTLAWIIGACLFGYFLLIVWFGKRGAKYSRSMKGFSIAKGKVSPWLIGISFGATYSSANLFIGVPGWAYMYGTPVLWYTLGCFGVTWIGLLLVTKKFWEQGQNNEGSLTLPQWLGNRYNSKALQVIVALLILFNIYYIVAQNVGLATMFETIIGIPYYWGIFFGVTLTILYISMGGAYAQLITDGIQGIVMSVISVLLFLSLFWTIGGGWGTLGNLTGQLNNANPALTAPTAADSPFYSGFAIMAIQWFLLSFVLLPQLMNKVLSVGKKEDLRTFTLSAGATLFFLSTFSVFAGLAARVLIPGLTSSDSAVPAYVLEYFPTVLIVLIVMGMVSAILSTTDSLYLGMTASIGNDIYKVVIAPFLYKNKNLSVMQIDRKAVRVARIALFIIGLISLYMSFNRPESLSLLLQFGTSAIISGVVAPLTLSYFWKKANRVGAIASVIVGASCFMTLTGFGIQDHVFTALLYSSMLGYGVMIAGSLWAEHMNSHRKVKQIEQQQVL